A genomic window from Candidatus Tumulicola sp. includes:
- a CDS encoding 4Fe-4S dicluster domain-containing protein, whose product MTYVIAQPCIGVKDKSCIDVCPVDCIHGTDEDPMLYIDPTTCIDCGACVAACPVTAIYNETEVPEQWKEYTKINADYFNK is encoded by the coding sequence GTGACCTACGTTATCGCCCAACCCTGCATCGGCGTGAAGGACAAGTCGTGCATCGACGTGTGCCCGGTCGACTGTATCCACGGCACCGACGAAGACCCGATGCTCTATATCGATCCCACCACGTGTATCGACTGCGGCGCGTGCGTCGCGGCCTGCCCGGTGACCGCCATCTACAATGAGACCGAAGTGCCGGAGCAGTGGAAAGAATACACGAAGATCAACGCCGACTATTTCAACAAGTAG